The Amycolatopsis methanolica 239 nucleotide sequence CGAATTCCGTTGCCACACAGGGCATCCACCCTTGGTGCGTCACTCACGCGTGTGGACCGGACCAGGCCCCTGCGCTTGACAAGGCTCGCCCGGCCGCCGATGCTCATCGCAGTAACTGTTACTTCGGGTAATAGATTCAGCGAGGAGGCTGCGTGGTCCGGCGAGTGGTGTCCCGGGACGGCACGCGGATCGCGGTCGCGGAAGCCGGTGATCCGGCCGCGCCGACCGTGGTGTGCGTGCACGGCTATCCCGACGACCGGTCCGTTTGGGACGGTGTGGCGGCCCGGCTCGCGGAACGGTTCCACGTGGTCACCTACGACGTCCGCGGCGCGGGCGAGTCGGACCGGCCCGCGCGGCGCGACGGGTACGCGCTCGACCGGCTGGCCGAGGACCTGGCCGCCGTGCTCGACGAGGTCAGCCCGGGCCGGCCGGCGCACCTCGTCGCGCACGACTGGGGTTCGATCCAGAGCTGGCACGCGGTGACCGGGGACCTGCTGCGCGGGCGGATCGCGTCGTTCACCTCGATCTCAGGACCTTCGCTCGACCACGCCGGGCACTGGTTCCGCACGCGGTTGCGGCGGCCGTCGGGATGGGGGCCGGCGCTGCGGCAGCTGGTGCACTCGACCTACATCGTGTTCTTCCAGATCCCGCTGGTTCCCGAGCTGAGCTGGCGGTCCGGGGTGGGTCGCCGGGTACTGCGGCGGCTTTCGGGCAGCGCGGCGGGCCGTCCGGCGGTGTCGGACGCCGTGCACGGGCTGGAGCTGTACCGGGCGAACATCGGCGCCCGCCTGTCCCGTCCGCGGCCGCGGCCCGCGGAGGTGCCGGTGCAGGTGCTCGCGCCCCTGGACGATCCGTACGTGACGCCCGCGCTGCAGACGGACGTGGCGCGGTGGGCGCCGCGGCTGTGGGTGCGGCGGTTGCCGGGCGGGCACTGGATTCCGCGCGAGCGGCCGGATGTCATCGCGCGGTGCACGGCCGAGCTGGTGGATTTCGCCGAGGGGGCGCCGGAGAGCCGGGGACTGCGGCGGGCTCGGGCGGCCGCGTCGGTGGATTCCGCCGAGGGCGCGCCGGAAGGCCGGGCGCGGTCGGCCTGGGCCGGGCTGGTCGATTTCGCCGGGCGGGCGCCGGAAAGCCGGGCAGTGCGGCGGGCGCGGGTGGCCGGGTTCGACGGGTACCTGGTGGTGATCACCGGGGAGAGCCGGTTCGCGCGGGCGGTGGCCGCGGCGTTCGCGGGCGCCGGAGCGGAGGTGCGCGGCGACGGGCCGGGGGTGCCGGACGTGGTGGTGGACAGCCAGGGCAAGGCGCGGGAGTTCGCGGCCCGGATGGCCGACCGCGGCGAGGGCGGGCAGCTGGTGCTGCACGACCCCGCGGAAGCCGCCCGCCTGCGACGAGAGTTCCCCGGCCTGAACGTGATCGTGGCCGGGGACGGCTCCCCGGACCGCGCGGCAAGGCGAGTACTGCGCGCAGTGGCCCGCAACCGCCACGCAGGAGCCTGACGGCGCCCCAGCGGCTCGTGCCGCTGCTGCGGCACCTGCGAGAGGAATCCCCCACCGACAGCGAGAGGCTGGAGGCAGCGCCCCCGCCAGCGACCTCGCCCGAGGTCGAAGGGGCGCCCGGTCAACGCCGGGCGCCCCTCCGGTATCAAGCGCGCGCCAAACCCCGCTCCACCGCGGCGATGATCTGCGGCCGCAGCTCCTCCGGGCGGATGATCGCGTCCACCGAGCCGACCCGTTGCGCCCGCTGGATCGAGTGCACCCCGTCGAACTCGGCGGCCACCTCGCCCAGCTTCTCGGCCCGCACGGAAGCCCGGACGTCCGCCAGCTGCGTCACCAGCGCGGCCCGCGAAGCGCTGTCCGCCGCCGCGATCCGCGCCTCCAGCTCCGACACCCGCGGGTCGTTCGCCGTGCGGGAGTTGACCTCCTGCGCGAACACCACGGCCGCCGCGGGGGCGCCGCCCAGCACGGACGCGTACGAGCCGTCCACGGCGAGCACGGTCATGTTCGGGTTCAGCGTCTTCGAGAACACCACGAACGCCCCGCCGTGGTAGCGCGAGATGACGCAGAACACGATGGGCCCGCGGAAGTTCACGATCGCCCGCCCGATCTCCGCGCCGTACTCCAGCTGGAGCTTGCGCATCGACTCCGGGGAGCCGTCGAAACCGGACAGGTTCGCCAGCACCACCAGCGGCCGGTTGCCACTCGCCGCGTTGATCGCGCGCGCCGCCTTCTTCGACGAGCGCGGGAACAACGTGCCCGCGGTGTAGGTGTCCGGGCCGTCGGTGGGCGGGAAACCGCGCCGCGGCACCGACCGCGACTCGATGCCCAGCAGGCACACCGGGATCCCGCCGAGGTGGACGTCCTGCACGACCGCGGTCTCCGCGTCCGCCATGCCCGCCCAGCGTTCCAGGATCGCGTGGTCCTGGTCGGCCAGCGCGCGCATCACGGTGCGGATGTCGAACGGCTTCTTGCGGTCCGGGTTGGTCTCCCGCGAGAAGATCTGGCCCACCGTGGTGAAGTCGGACCCGACGATGGCGTGCGGGTAGTCGCACACGTCCCGGTCCACCGGGTCCGTCGTCGTCGCCCGGCGCGGGCCGGTCTCGCCCGGCAGCACGTACGTGTGGTCGTAGTGCGTCATCAGCACGCCGTGCGCGGCGCCGAGGTTGGGCGCCCAGTACTGC carries:
- a CDS encoding alpha/beta fold hydrolase; translated protein: MVRRVVSRDGTRIAVAEAGDPAAPTVVCVHGYPDDRSVWDGVAARLAERFHVVTYDVRGAGESDRPARRDGYALDRLAEDLAAVLDEVSPGRPAHLVAHDWGSIQSWHAVTGDLLRGRIASFTSISGPSLDHAGHWFRTRLRRPSGWGPALRQLVHSTYIVFFQIPLVPELSWRSGVGRRVLRRLSGSAAGRPAVSDAVHGLELYRANIGARLSRPRPRPAEVPVQVLAPLDDPYVTPALQTDVARWAPRLWVRRLPGGHWIPRERPDVIARCTAELVDFAEGAPESRGLRRARAAASVDSAEGAPEGRARSAWAGLVDFAGRAPESRAVRRARVAGFDGYLVVITGESRFARAVAAAFAGAGAEVRGDGPGVPDVVVDSQGKAREFAARMADRGEGGQLVLHDPAEAARLRREFPGLNVIVAGDGSPDRAARRVLRAVARNRHAGA